The proteins below come from a single Zonotrichia leucophrys gambelii isolate GWCS_2022_RI chromosome 3, RI_Zleu_2.0, whole genome shotgun sequence genomic window:
- the PPM1G gene encoding protein phosphatase 1G, producing the protein MGAYLSQPNTVKSSGDGAGLGPRPLHFGFSAMQGWRVSMEDAHNCIPELDSETAMFSVYDGHGGEEVALYCAKYLPEIIKDQKAYKEGKLQKALEDAFLAIDAKLTTEEVIKELSQMAGRPQDDEDEKEKVADEDDVDNEEAALLHEEATMTIEELLTRYGQNCSKSLKAKSVAAAGDGAVEGTGKQHDGESNMNGEADPGELPDHKERKNGKPDEEVTGISSTSDKASAGGNSPALQKPDLGKGDEAVTSSTGEAGPSCSSTGKPQRTTKSKFFEDSEDESDEVEEEEEDSEECSEDEDGYSSEEAENEDDEDDTEEAEEDEDEEEEMLLPGMEGKEEPGSDSGTTAVVALIRGKQLIVANAGDSRCVVSEGGKAVDMSYDHKPEDEVELARIKNAGGKVTMDGRVNGGLNLSRAIGDHFYKRNKNLPPEEQMISALPDIKVLTINDDHDFMVIACDGIWNVMSSQEVVDFIQSKITQKDENGVLRPLSSIVEELLDQCLAPDTSGDGTGCDNMTCIIISFKPRNTHPPAESGKRKLGEAAAPAEENGGDSTKKAKLE; encoded by the exons GATGCCCACAACTGCATTCCCGAGCTGGACAGTGAGACAGCCATGTTCTCTGTCTACGATGGACACGGAG GAGAAGAAGTTGCCCTGTACTGTGCCAAGTACCTCCCTGAGATCATCAAAGACCAGAAGGCCTACAAGGAAGGCAAATTGCAAAAG GCCCTGGAAGATGCATTCTTGGCCATTGATGCCAAGCTGACCACAGAGGAGGTGATTAAGGAGCTCTCTCAAATGGCTGGGCGGCCGCAGGACGATGAAGATGAGAAGGAGAAGGTTGCTGATGAAGATGATG TGGACAATGAGGAAGCTGCTCTCCTGCACGAAGAAGCCACAATGACCATCGAGGAGCTTCTCACACGCTATGGACAAAACTGCAGCAAGAGCCTCAAAGCCAAGTCTGTagctgcagctggggatggCGCTGTGGAGGGGACAGGCAAGCAGCATGATGGGGAGTCAAATATGAATGGAGAGGCTGACCCAGGGGAGCTTCCCGACCACAAGGAGAGGAAGAACGGGAAGCCAGACGAAGAAGTCACGGGTATTTCCTCCACCTCAGACAAAGCCAGCGCTGGAGGcaacagccctgctctgcagaagcCTGACCTAGGCAAAGGTGACGAGGCCGTCACCTCTTCCACTGGGGAGGCCGggccctcctgctcctccacgGGAAAGCCCCAGCGCACAACCAAATCCAAATTTTTTGAGGACAGTGAGGATGAGTCAGATGAGgttgaggaagaggaggaagacaGTGAG GAATGTAGTGAGGATGAGGACGGTTACAGCAGCGAAGAGGCAGAgaatgaagatgatgaagatgacACTGAAGAagcagaggaggatgaggatgaagaggaggaaatgtTGTTACCGGGCAtggaggggaaagaggag cctggctcagaCAGCGGGACCACGGCGGTGGTGGCGCTGATCCGCGGCAAGCAGCTGATCGTGGCCAACGCCGGCGACTCGCGCTGCGTCGTGTCCGAGGGCGGCAAGGCCGTGGACATGTCCTACGACCACAAGCCGGAGGACGAGGTGGAGCTGGCCAGGATAAAGAACGCTGGTGGCAAGGTCACCATGGACGGGAGGGTGAACGGCGGCCTCAACCTCTCCAGGGCCATCG GGGATCACTTCTACAAGCGGAACAAGAACCTGCCTCCAGAGGAGCAGATGATCTCTGCCTTGCCTGACATCAAAGTGCTGACAATAAACGATGACCACGACTTCATGGTCATTGCCTGTGATGGAATCTG GAACGTGATGAGCAGCCAGGAAGTGGTGGATTTCATCCAGTCCAAGATCACCCAGAAGGATGAGAATGGAGTCCTGCGGCCACTCTCCTCCATTGTAGAAGAG ctgctggatCAGTGCTTGGCTCCGGACACCTCGGGGGACGGCACCGGCTGCGATAACATGACGTGCATCATTATCAGCTTCAAGCCCCGCAACACACACCCGCCTGCCGAGAGCGGGAAGCGGAAACTGGGCGAGGCAGCGGCACCAGCAGAGGAGAACGGTGGGGACAGCACCAAGAAGGCCAAGCTGGAGTAG